In Pseudochaenichthys georgianus chromosome 6, fPseGeo1.2, whole genome shotgun sequence, a single window of DNA contains:
- the LOC117448461 gene encoding uncharacterized protein: MPELRPLLSMQPFLSVMHAKAHSTKCEIVWSGRNLEGAGSTAGEEVEMVNSFLSRCAITTKYMTKSARNDMLTVHAMGWNRRKQENLHVVLAKRYVKTITMLEGETQKMKDTCEELGCPEDKVQQWVNDVRDWATNDNTSGDNQSLQRSIEQLFLGLCQKKACLYRQTDSNKIRQLRRKRLREEKTKLLAAIRQYNTGQPPETEIQEEEVERRLSAEQQTTDSLIWPWEVQSDESVSILAQKKVFDAYMGKRRLVEERAIIVREMRQHCLYLRSQADKIRMQMQHVSCGGHSDMTQEGRDGLASLLKKRLADVDTHIQHLSSAYSLAIGPNAPQWPDDSVENHDQDSDISDDSEEDPDEDITHTLPPP; this comes from the exons ATGCCAGAACTGCGACCTTTGCTGAGCATGCAACCGTTTCTCTCGGTCATGCATGCCAAGGCCCATTCCACAAAGTGCGAG ATTGTATGGAGTGGGAGAAATTTGGAGGGTGCTGGTTCGACGGCCGGGGAAGAAGTGGAGATGGTGAACAGCTTTCTGTCACGTTGTGCCATCACAACTAAGTACATGACAAAATCAG ctcgCAATGACATGTTGACTGTCCATGCAATGGGATGGAACAGACGGAAGCAGGAAAACCTTCATGTGGTGTTGGCCAAGAGATATGTCAAG ACAATCACAATGTTGGAGGGTGAGACTCAAAAAATGAAGGACACCTGCGAAGAGCTTGGATGCCCTGAGGACAAAGTCCAACAATGGGTTAATGATGTTAGAGACTGGGCAACAAACG ACAACACATCAGGCGACAATCAGTCTCTCCAGAGGTCCATTGAGCAGCTATTTCTAGGGCTGTGCCAAAAGAAAGCTTGCCTCTATAGACAGACTG ACAGCAATAAGATTCGGCAGTTGCGTCGCAAAAGGTTAAGGGAGGAAAAGACCAAACTCTTAGCGGCAATACGCCAGTACAACACCGGACAGCCTCCTGAAACAGAAATCCAagaagaagaggtggagagaagACTGTCTGCAGAACAGCAAACAACAGACAGTCTAATATGGCCATGGGAAGTGCAAAGTGATG AATCGGTGTCCATTTTGGCCCAAAAAAAAGTCTTCGATGCCTACATGGGCAAAAGGAGACTTGTGGAGGAGAGGGCCATAATTGTGAGGGAGATGAGGCAGCACTGCCTTTATCTGAGAAGTCAGGCTGACAAGATCAGGATGCAGATGCAACATGTGTCTTGTGGAGGACATAGTG ACATGACTCAAGAAGGGAGAGATGGATTAGCTAGTCTTCTAAAGAAAAGACTTGCTGACGTGGACACACACATCCAGCATCTTTCTTCGGCCTACAGCCTGGCAATCGGACCAAATGCCCCTCAATGGCCTGATGACTCTGTGGAGAACCATGACCAAGACAGTGACATCAGTGATGACAGTGAGGAAGACCCTGATGAGGACATCACACACACCCTACCCCCACCTTGA